From Kitasatospora sp. MAP12-44:
GGTCGACCGAGGCCGACAGGTGCGGGGCGGCCCCCAGCGTCTCCTGCACCCAGCGGGCGCAGGTGCTGGACGGGCCGACCTCGATGAAGCAGCGGTACCCGTCCGCGTAGGCAGCCTGCACCAGCCGGGGGAAGTCGACCGTCTCGCGCAGGGTCACCGCGATGTTGCGGGCGATCTGCTCCTCGCCGAACTCCTCGATCGGCGCGTAGTGCCGGCTGCTGTAGAGCACCGTGTCGCCGACCTCGCCCGCCGGGTAGCGGTTGAGGTCGGCCAGCTCCTCCAGCGCCGAGTCGACCACCGGGCAGTGCATCACGTGGTTGGCCGGGGCACGGGCGCTGCGGCAGGCCAGTGCGTCGATCAGGTCCTTGCACTGGGCCGGGTCGCCGGCCACCACCACCTCGTCCGGCGTGTTGACATGGGTGATGAAGACCCGGTCGAAGTCCGGCAGTTTCGCCCGGACTTCACCGACCGGGGCGAGCACCACATGGGTGCCCCAGACCTCGTTGTCCGGCACCTCCGATGGGATGGACCAGAGTTGACGTACCGTCAGCTTCGGTCCGCGCAGCCGGTCGACGAAGAGCGGCGAGGCGCTGATCTTCACGTCGTTGCGTGCGCCCTTGGCCCAACCCCCCATCGCGAACATCATGCTGGACTCGCCGAGGCTGTAGCCGAAGGCGCCGTGCACCTTGATGCCCAGCAGCTCCCGCACCAGGTCGGTGGCCAGCAGGGCGAAGCTGGTGCCGGCCGCCAGCATCAGCGGGATGTCCTCGATCAGCGCACCCTCCAGCCGCATCAGCTCCCGCCGGTCGGCGGGCACCGCGGTGCGCGGGTAGAGCGCGGCGGCGCGCAGCAGTTCGGCCGGGCGCGGGGTCTGCTCCTCGAACTTCGGCAGCAGCCCGGGGAACGCGCGGAAGAGCGCGCTGCCCAGCCCCAGATAGGAGTTGAACGCGCCCGGGAAGACCAGCGCCACCTTGCCGCCCGAGCCGACCGGCCGGGAGGTGAAGAAGCTGCCGGACGGCGCGGCCCAGTCGCCCCCGGTGCGGTGCACCTCGGGCAGATCCCGGGCCGCCTGGGCGAGTTGGCGGATCAGGCCGGCCCGGTCGTCGGCGACCAGAGCCACCCGCAGCCGGGCGGCCGCAGCCGTGTCCGAGCTCTCCTCGACCAGTGCGCCGAGGTCCGCCCCGCTCTCCAGTCGGCCCTTCAACCAGCTGATGCGGTCGACCAGTTGGGAGATCCCGTCGGCGCCGACCGGCACCACCAGGGGTGCCCCGGAACGCGCCCAGTCGGAGCCGACCCGCTCACCGCGGACCGTACGGCCGGTGAGCACCAGGTGGGCGCAGGTGCCGGCGCTGCCGAGCACGCTCACCGCGGCGGCCCGCCGGGACTCCCGGTCGGCCCGCAGCCAGGGCTGCGACTCGCCGGGCTGGAAGAACGCGGAGCGCTCCACCAGTTCGGCGGCCACCGGACGGGAGGCCACCGGGAGGTAGCCGTGGTGCAGGCAGAGCGCTGCCCTGATGACGGCGGCCAGCACCGAGGCGCAGCCGGTGTCGCCCAGGGTCGCGGCCGCCGAGGAGAGCGCGGTGCGCAGTTGCCCGCTGCCGTCCCCGGCCCAGACCCGGGCCAGGCCCGTGAGTTCGTCCGCGCCGGCCCGGCCGATCCCGGCGTAGCCCGCCTCGACCAGCTCGACCTCGGCGGGCCGCAGCCCGGCCTGCGCCAGCGCGGCCTCGGCGGTGCGGGCCACCAGCTCCGGCCGCACCTCGGGCAGCACGGACGGGCTGTCGGGGTAGCCGATCGCCAGGCCGTCCAGCGAGGCGTACACGGTGTGCCCGGCCGGGACCAGCTCCGGACGGGTGACCACCACGGCCCCCGCGCCCTCACCGGCCGGCCGGCCGTTGCCGCCCGGCTCCAGCAGCTCGCGGGCGAGCGCCGACTCCGGCCCGGCCGCCAGGTCCACGCCGCCGACCAGCACCGCCTCGACGGTGGGGTCGAGCAGCAGGATCCGCGCCACGTCCAGGGCGCAGGCGCCGCTCGCGCTGTCGGCGGAGAGCGTGAACGAGGGGCCGGTGAAGTTCCACAGCGAGGAGATCCGGCTGGCCATGATGCTGCCGATGTAGCTGAGCACCTCGTTGGGCTCGATGGAGTCGTGGATGCCGTTCCTGGCCACCCGGGTGAGCGCGGCGAGCTGCTCGGGCGAGGGCCGTACGCCGGCCGACTCGCACCACTGGGCGAGCTTGCGCCCGAGGTCGTAGCGGGCGCCGTGCCCGTGCGCACTCGGCTCCATCTCCATCGCCAGCACGACCGCCACCCGGCGGCCGGTGCTGCCCTTGTCCTGGGCGGTGGGCCGCCGGTAGCCGGCGTCCCGCAGCGCCTCCTCGGCGACCCGGGTCATCAGCAGGTGCTGCTGGTTGAAGTGCTCCAGGTCGTTGGGCGGGATCCGGTACGAGACGGTGTCGACCTCGAAGGACTCGACATACCCCGCGCGATCGCTGCCCGCCAGCTTCTCCTGGAAGCCGCGCCAGCGGTGCTCGGGCAGCTCCCGGAAGGCGTCGAGGCCCTCGTAGCCGGCCCGTTCCAGCGCGTCCAGGTCGGTGAACGGGCCGAAGTGCGCGCCCATGCCGATGATCGACAGGGTCGGCATCGCGGCCGGCTCGGCCGGCTCACTCGCCGGGGCGGGCCGGGCGCCGGGTTCGGAGAGCACCACGTGGGCGTTGGTGCCGCCGAAGCCGAACGCCGACACGCCGGCCCGCCGGACCTGTCCGGCGGGCCACGGGGTGGCCGCGCGGACCACCCGCTCGCCGGCGGCGCCGGGCAGCGGCTGCTCGACGCCGAGCGTCGGGGGCAGCGTGCCGTGCGCCAGCGCGAGCACCACCTTGAGCAGACTGCTCAGGCCGGCGACGGTGAGCAGGTGGCCGATGTTGGCCTTCACCGAGCCGAGCAGCGGCACCTCGCCATGCGCGCCGAAGTAGTCGCTCACGCCGGTGAGTTCGGTGCCGTCGCCGAGCGGGGTACCGGTCGCGTGGCACTCCAGGTACTGCACGGCGCTCGGGTCGATCCCGGCCTGCTGGTACGCCAGCCGGTACGCGCCGCACTGGCCGGTCGCGTTCGGGGCGAGCAGGTGCTTGCCGGTGCCGTCGTTGGTGAGCGCCACCGCGTCGATCACCGCGTACACCCGGTCGCCGTCGCGCTCGGCGTCGGCGAGCCGCTTGACCGCGATCATCCCGGCGCCCTGGCCGGTGATGATCCCGCGCGAGCGGGCGTCGAACGGCTGGCTGAAGCCGTTCTCGGGGTAGGCCCGCAGGTCGGAGAAGGAGAGGTGGATGACGGTCGGGTCCGGCGCGCAGACCCCGCCGGCCAGCATCACATCCGCCCGGCCGGCCTCCAGGTAGCCGCAGGCCAGCTTGAGCGCGTACAGCGCCGAGGAGCAGGCCGCGTCCAGGGTGAACTGCGGGCCGCCCAGGCCCAGCGCCTCGGCCACCACCCGGGCGGGCAGACCGCCCGCCCACAGGTTGTGGGCGGCGGCCGGGCCGCCGGTGGGCGCCGGGAGCGACGCGGCGCCGCCCGGCAGACCGGCGGCCCGCAGGCCGGCGGTCACCGCGGTGTCCCAGAGCGGCTCGGTGAGCCGGCTCGAAGCGGGCGTCGGGAACGGGTAGTTGCCGAAGACCACACCGCACCTGGCCGGTCCGGCCGCCCGCTGCGGGTCGCCCGCGTCGGACAGCGCGTCCGCCGCGGTCTTCAGGGCCCAGTGGAACGAGCGGTCCAGGCCCGCCAGGTAGTCCGCCGGCAGCAGGTAGCCGGCGGGGTCGAAGGAGTACGAGTCGAGGAAGCCGCCCCGGGTGCAGTAGATCCGGTGCCGGTCCTCGGGGTCGGTCTCCCGGACCGTCGGCCGGTGGCCGAAGATCCGGGAGCCGCCTTCGGTGCGGGAGTCCACTCCCGCTACCAGGTTCTGCCAGTACTCGTCGGGTGTGGCCGCCCCGGGGAACAGGCAGGCCAGTCCTACGATCGCGTAGTTGCCCATGATGGGATCCGCCTCCGGGACGCCGCGGTCAGACCGCGAGAGCGCCGAGGCGCGACGACTGACGGAACTTCCCGTCCAACTCCGGGTCTTCGATCAGTGCGACCCCTTCCAGGACCTGCAGCACCCGGCCGTCCAGCGTGGTCGCGGTCACGGTGGCAACGACTCCCGAGTTGCCGGGGATGACGTTCTCGACCGCGATCAGGAACTCCTGGTCGGCGGGCAGCGGCGCGTGCAGGGTGATCCGCTCGATCTCCAGTGGCAGGCTCGCGGTGCCCCGGAAGAGCCGCACCCAGACCAGCCCGGCCTGCAGCAGCAGGTCGGCCTGCGCGGGGTGGTGCACGGCCGAGCCGTACGCGCCCTTGGCGGAGTCGCTCGCGGGCAGGCTCGCAGCAAGCAGCAGGCGCTCGGGGCTGCTGTCCAGCACCCGGCGCAGGCCCTGCAGGGCGGGGCCGTGGAAGAGCGTGCCGTCCTGGTAGAGGTGGGCGGCGTCCGTTCCGGTGGTCGCCCGGGCAGCGGCGGCGAGGTCGCCGCGATCCGCCGGGGCGGTGGTGGCGCCGTCCGCGACGGTCGCGCCGTAGGCGGGGCGGCTGGTGCCGGCCTCGTCCACCGCGGAGACCAGCACGTCCAGCTCACCGGCGGCCGACTTCGGGCCGGTACCGACCGCCAGCCGCAGCCGGGCCGGGCCCTGGTCGCCGAGGACGACCCCCTTGAACACCTTGAACGACCGCACCTGGGTGACCGCCGTGCCGGTGGTCGCCTCGACCACGTTCAGCACCGCGCCGAGCGCCATGGTCGCGGGCAGCACCGCGGAGCCGCCCACCCGGTGATCAGCAAGCATCGGCTCTGCTACCAGGCCGGTCAGCGAACGGTCGACCACCGCAGAGGAGTTGGCCATCGGCGCGGGGGCCGAGAGCGGACCGGTCGGACCGGCCACGATCACCACGTCGTCAGCGTGCTCGGCGGTGAACTGCTCGGCGAAGATGCCGGTCCCGGTGGCCAGCGGCACCAGGTCGACGCCCCGCGAGGCGAACATCGCCCGCAGCTCGTCGGTGACCATCCCGCCGTCCCAGGCGCCCCAGTTGATCGAGCTGACCCGGGTCTGCGGGCTCTGCTTCTTGAGCGAGACCGCGAGCCGGTTCAGCGCGTCGTTGGCCATCGCGTAGTCGGCCTGGCCGCGGTTGCCGAAGAAGCCGGCCACCGAGGAGAAGAGCACCAGGTGCCGCAGGGCGACGCCGTCCAGCACCTCAAGGAGGTTGCCGAGGCCGGTCAGCTTGGTGGCGAGCACCCGCTCGACGTCGGCCGCCGACTTGTCGGCGATCAGGCGGTCGGCCAGCACCCCGGCGCCGTGCACCACACCGGTGATCCGGTCGCGGTGCGGAACCAGTACGCGGCGGACGGCCTCGCGGTCGGCGATGTCGGCGACCAGGTACTCGACGGTCGCGCCGGCCGACCGCAGCCGCTCCAGGTTCGTCGCGATCTCACGGCTGCCGGTGATCCCTCGGAAGATCGCCTCGACGTCGCGCGGCCTGGGCTTCTCGCCCTGCGCGGTGAGCTGCTGGACGATGGCCAGCTTGAGCGGCGCGGCGTCCAGGCCGCGGGCCCAGGCGGGCTCCTCGGCCAGCTCGCTGCGGCCGAGCAGCAGCAGCCCGGCCGGCCAGGCGGACACCAGCTTGTGCAGGCAGTCCGCCGTGATACCCCGGGCGCCGCCGGTGACCACCAGGACGTCGGCGGCGGTCAGCGCGGGGGTGCCGGTGGGCGCGACGGGGGGCGGGGTGACGGAGAGCGTCACCGTGCGACGGCCGGCGGCGTCGTGGCCGACCTCGATCGGGGAGGCGGCCGGGTCCGTCAGCTCCGCCAGAAAGCGACGGCCCAGCACGGCCTCGTCCAGACCGGGCGCGAAGTCCACCACCCGGCAGAACAGTTCGGGCTCCTCGATGGCCAGCGTCTTCACCAGGCCGCCGAGACCGCCGAGCAGCGCGGACGGGCCGCTGACACCGCGGTAGCCGCTCGCACCGTCGAGCTGGGTGACCGCCACGAAGGCGGAACGGCCGCTCGCCGACTGCCCGGTGAGCGTCGAGCGGGTCTCCTTGGCGAGCAGCAGGGCGTGGGTGAGCCGGCGACCGGCGTCGTCCCAGGCGGCGCTCGTCGCGGCGGCGAGCTGGACCACCAGGTCCAGCTGGCCGGCGGCGGCGCGCACCTCGGCGACCACTCGGGCCAGCTCGGCCGGCTCCCAACTGCGCAGCGTACGGACCGAGTCGGCCTGCCCGACCGCGCTGAACGCACCGGGCAGCACCAGCACGTGGGTCTGCCAGCCGGCCGACTTCAGGGCGGCGACCAGCGGACGGGCCGGGGTCGAGCCGTCGTCGACCAGCAGGGCCGCGCGGCGGGTCCGGTAGGCGTCCACCAGGGTGTCGGGGGCTGGGAGTTCGCGCAGCGTCGCGAAGCTGCGGCCGATGCCGGGGGCGGTGGGGTAGTCGATCCGGACGGGGGCCGCCGCGACCGCAGTCGGGGCAGGGGCGGCGTCTGCCGCCGCGCCACCGAGGAAGCCGGCGATGTCGCTCAGCGTGCGCAGCTCACCGAGCTGCTCCGGCTGAATCTCCGTCGCCACCGGGAACCGCTCCGCCAACGCACCCATGATCTGAACACGCTTGATCGAGTCGATCCCGAGGTCAGCCTCCAGATCCATCTCCGGCTCCAACATCTCCGCCGGATAACCCGTCTTCTCCGCCACAATCTCCAACAACGCAGCCAGCACAGCAGCACCAGCCACACCAGCAACCGGCACCGCCTCAACGGGGGCTGCCACCACCACAGTTGGGGCAGAGGCGGTCTCTGCGGCCGCGCCGCCCAGGAAGCCGGCGATGTCGCTCAGCGTGCGCAGCTCACCGAGCTGCTCCGGCTGAATCTCCGTCGCCACCGGGAACCGCTCCGCCAACGCACCCATGATCTGAACACGCTTGATCGAGTCGATCCCGAGGTCAGCCTCCAGATCCATCTCCGGCTCCAACATCTCCGCCGGATAACCCGTCTTCTCCGCCACAATCTCCAACAACGCAGCCAGCACAGCAGCACCAGCCACACCAGCAACCGGCACCGCCTCAACGGGGGCCGCCACCACCACAGTTGGGGCAGAGGCGGTCTCTGCGGCCGCGCCGCCCAGGAAGCCCGCGATGTCGCTCAACGTCCGCAACTCACCCAGCTGCTCCGGCTGAATCTCCGTCGCCACCGGGAACCGCTCCGCCAACGCACCCATGATCTGAACACGCTTGATCGAGTCGATCCCGAGGTCAGCCTCCAGATCCATCTCCGGCTCCAACATCTCCGCCGGATAACCCGTCTTCTCCGCCACAATCTCCAACAACGCAGCCAGCACAGCAGCACCAGCCACACCAGCAACCGGAGCCGGCTCGGAAGAGGCAGGCGCAGGCGCAGGAACCGCAGCCGCAGTCACGGGAGCCGGAACCTCAACCG
This genomic window contains:
- a CDS encoding type I polyketide synthase; its protein translation is MNAPSTPDATRRLADTPVAIVGLAGLFPKSPNVRDLWRNVVGAVDCIEDVPAGHWNLDDYYDPDPMAEDKTYCRRGGFLPEIAFNPMEFGLPPNILEVTDILQLLSLVVARDVLRDAGAEKSWYDPGRTGVILGITGANSLTQPLSARLQTPVLKEVVRSCGLSERDADEIADRFKKAYIPWEENSFPGMLGNVVAGRIANRFDLGGTNCTVDAACASSLAAVKLAVSELVEGRADLMISGGCDAENTILMYMCFSKTPAFSKSGLIRPFDDSADGTLIGEGIGMLALKRLADAERDGDRVYAVLRGIGTSSDGRFKSIYAPRAAGQEVALRRAYVDAGVSADAVELFEAHGTGTAVGDHTELTALSAVVAEATDPAATGAEAQHAAIGSIKSQIGHTKAAAGAAGLIKVALALHQKVLPPTINVVAPSSAVDFGKTPFYVNSQARPWILDPKRPVRRGAVSSFGFGGTNFHMVLEEHGSEGGRATVLGPVAQTGVWHSADPATLAQRLADGAAADPEGAIPAGHARIGIVARSAEEFAELRTLAAGQLLARPTADAWQHPKGISYRRAALAGSGKVAGLFAGQGSQYAGMGRTAALAVPAIRAAFDQANQGFTEGETLGRVVFPSPAFDDTTRAAQEEALRRTEFAQPAIGALSVGQYRWLSALGLSLDGAIGHSFGELTALWAAGSLQDEEFFALARARGAAMAPPKSAPAGFDAAGFDPGAMAAVRAPLAEVEALIAKYREITVCNLNALDQIVVGGPVAEIERLVADATGGAVSVRRLPVAAAFHTRFVGHAAEAFRAAVARERVRAPRLPVYANSPGAAYGEDEAANAETLVGQLLKPVDFSARIKEMYDAGFRVFVEFGPKRVLSELVRQILNDPEVVVVSADAGPKKDSELALKSAAVELRVLGLPLTGIDDDVEPEVAEPARKGMAIPLRGINFVTDSRRSAYREALEVEYTPESLVAPRPAAVAVQPAPALAAPAALAAPAAPAAVPVLVGAAADDVPSEEGLRLQGQILDTQLDVVREALQALEQNAAAGGRPDTDGALRLIREHGASIAAAHERATRLLIEVLRPQDETAAVAAPVEAAVEVPAPVTAAAVPAPAPASSEPAPVAGVAGAAVLAALLEIVAEKTGYPAEMLEPEMDLEADLGIDSIKRVQIMGALAERFPVATEIQPEQLGELRTLSDIAGFLGGAAAETASAPTVVVAAPVEAVPVAGVAGAAVLAALLEIVAEKTGYPAEMLEPEMDLEADLGIDSIKRVQIMGALAERFPVATEIQPEQLGELRTLSDIAGFLGGAAAETASAPTVVVAAPVEAVPVAGVAGAAVLAALLEIVAEKTGYPAEMLEPEMDLEADLGIDSIKRVQIMGALAERFPVATEIQPEQLGELRTLSDIAGFLGGAAADAAPAPTAVAAAPVRIDYPTAPGIGRSFATLRELPAPDTLVDAYRTRRAALLVDDGSTPARPLVAALKSAGWQTHVLVLPGAFSAVGQADSVRTLRSWEPAELARVVAEVRAAAGQLDLVVQLAAATSAAWDDAGRRLTHALLLAKETRSTLTGQSASGRSAFVAVTQLDGASGYRGVSGPSALLGGLGGLVKTLAIEEPELFCRVVDFAPGLDEAVLGRRFLAELTDPAASPIEVGHDAAGRRTVTLSVTPPPVAPTGTPALTAADVLVVTGGARGITADCLHKLVSAWPAGLLLLGRSELAEEPAWARGLDAAPLKLAIVQQLTAQGEKPRPRDVEAIFRGITGSREIATNLERLRSAGATVEYLVADIADREAVRRVLVPHRDRITGVVHGAGVLADRLIADKSAADVERVLATKLTGLGNLLEVLDGVALRHLVLFSSVAGFFGNRGQADYAMANDALNRLAVSLKKQSPQTRVSSINWGAWDGGMVTDELRAMFASRGVDLVPLATGTGIFAEQFTAEHADDVVIVAGPTGPLSAPAPMANSSAVVDRSLTGLVAEPMLADHRVGGSAVLPATMALGAVLNVVEATTGTAVTQVRSFKVFKGVVLGDQGPARLRLAVGTGPKSAAGELDVLVSAVDEAGTSRPAYGATVADGATTAPADRGDLAAAARATTGTDAAHLYQDGTLFHGPALQGLRRVLDSSPERLLLAASLPASDSAKGAYGSAVHHPAQADLLLQAGLVWVRLFRGTASLPLEIERITLHAPLPADQEFLIAVENVIPGNSGVVATVTATTLDGRVLQVLEGVALIEDPELDGKFRQSSRLGALAV
- a CDS encoding beta-ketoacyl synthase N-terminal-like domain-containing protein gives rise to the protein MGNYAIVGLACLFPGAATPDEYWQNLVAGVDSRTEGGSRIFGHRPTVRETDPEDRHRIYCTRGGFLDSYSFDPAGYLLPADYLAGLDRSFHWALKTAADALSDAGDPQRAAGPARCGVVFGNYPFPTPASSRLTEPLWDTAVTAGLRAAGLPGGAASLPAPTGGPAAAHNLWAGGLPARVVAEALGLGGPQFTLDAACSSALYALKLACGYLEAGRADVMLAGGVCAPDPTVIHLSFSDLRAYPENGFSQPFDARSRGIITGQGAGMIAVKRLADAERDGDRVYAVIDAVALTNDGTGKHLLAPNATGQCGAYRLAYQQAGIDPSAVQYLECHATGTPLGDGTELTGVSDYFGAHGEVPLLGSVKANIGHLLTVAGLSSLLKVVLALAHGTLPPTLGVEQPLPGAAGERVVRAATPWPAGQVRRAGVSAFGFGGTNAHVVLSEPGARPAPASEPAEPAAMPTLSIIGMGAHFGPFTDLDALERAGYEGLDAFRELPEHRWRGFQEKLAGSDRAGYVESFEVDTVSYRIPPNDLEHFNQQHLLMTRVAEEALRDAGYRRPTAQDKGSTGRRVAVVLAMEMEPSAHGHGARYDLGRKLAQWCESAGVRPSPEQLAALTRVARNGIHDSIEPNEVLSYIGSIMASRISSLWNFTGPSFTLSADSASGACALDVARILLLDPTVEAVLVGGVDLAAGPESALARELLEPGGNGRPAGEGAGAVVVTRPELVPAGHTVYASLDGLAIGYPDSPSVLPEVRPELVARTAEAALAQAGLRPAEVELVEAGYAGIGRAGADELTGLARVWAGDGSGQLRTALSSAAATLGDTGCASVLAAVIRAALCLHHGYLPVASRPVAAELVERSAFFQPGESQPWLRADRESRRAAAVSVLGSAGTCAHLVLTGRTVRGERVGSDWARSGAPLVVPVGADGISQLVDRISWLKGRLESGADLGALVEESSDTAAAARLRVALVADDRAGLIRQLAQAARDLPEVHRTGGDWAAPSGSFFTSRPVGSGGKVALVFPGAFNSYLGLGSALFRAFPGLLPKFEEQTPRPAELLRAAALYPRTAVPADRRELMRLEGALIEDIPLMLAAGTSFALLATDLVRELLGIKVHGAFGYSLGESSMMFAMGGWAKGARNDVKISASPLFVDRLRGPKLTVRQLWSIPSEVPDNEVWGTHVVLAPVGEVRAKLPDFDRVFITHVNTPDEVVVAGDPAQCKDLIDALACRSARAPANHVMHCPVVDSALEELADLNRYPAGEVGDTVLYSSRHYAPIEEFGEEQIARNIAVTLRETVDFPRLVQAAYADGYRCFIEVGPSSTCARWVQETLGAAPHLSASVDRRGSRGVSDLARLVARLVSHGVPVDLGVFRPGPDAAAKPPGVRTFAVGGEPVAALVEAGAGALAATWPTGLPLIPEPEPALIPEPAPELVLVPAAGATTAAAAPLPPSVRPATTPAPRTAPAPVAQAAATETEPTMSQRPAAPPAPVVALVLEREPITMVPLAAVQLAGPPAPAPAVAPAVAIATAPEPAPWTGAAGTAAKPAAAPLSPAPTPRPSSVAELRRQMLAAHQEVLAGQHELRRQLTELLSAVAPTTTQLKPRPPKPEGVIWDEHDLLEFATGRVSAVFGEKFAEIDTFRRRVRLPAPPYHFATRVTKLDAEPGEFRPSFIRTEYDVPEDAWYAVDGQVPPAVAIEAGQCDLLLISYLGADFTNRGERVYRLLDSSLTFHGDLPQVGQTLRYDIWIDQFVRHGETMIFFFHYDCYADGKLILQLNNACAGFFTDEELESSLGIIEGTLRRKDADPAPDGITPSAFKPIAISERTTLSAADLALLAEGGIGEVFGPEHARPEGTNPSLRLPNELLRMVDEVTLLDRTGGGYGRGRIEAVKHLVPDGWYFDCHFSDDPVLAGSLVAEGAVQLLQTYAFSLGLHLALPDARFQPVPGLQTEVKVRGQITPDCAEIRYQLDITELSLLPRPTVVADVLVLRDGKPAISVRGLAIRLQEKPGTPFRPEAGGATPHFLGRRNRSGEPALLNEFHMAHAAKGDLAVAMGPEFEVYADSRAPYIPNGDFLFVDRVQALEGVRGAAKPGAVMVTEYDAHADSWYFAENGYPAMPNCVYMESSLQAAILLGYYLGATLDSPAEQYSIRNLDGRATLVKDVDLRGKTVRHHSTLLSNDAIPGAILQNYRYELSADGEVFYTGESLFGFFNEKALANQVGLDGGKHVPQWLDQQPARPAGLRRIELADYRAAEPGRGGAKLARGRLDLVEWMELVPDGGKHAAGYLRGHRSIRPEEWYFSCHFHRDPVMPGSLGVEAVLQAMQVYAVETGLTAGLADPHFALAAGVQTTWRYRGQILRTDPDMEFDVHIREVRREGGRIVLIGDASVWKSTLRIYELGGVSVEIRDGQ